The following coding sequences lie in one Heyndrickxia oleronia genomic window:
- a CDS encoding DUF881 domain-containing protein, with translation MGTKFKLSMTVISIIIGFMLAIQFQTIKKPKVRDTRDMWELREDLLKEQDLQSKLLKEISSNEERIEKYEAKVKDSKEQALKETLDELKKEAGQTEVNGPGIVIKIDVLKEALLLGEKVKDVSPVLLKRLVNDLNMYGAKQISIDGERVINTTVIRDINGDTKINGHSINQYPLEVRVIAENSESADKLYNRIQVSPVIDEFFVDNLQVKIGKPEESISIPAYDESIRIRYMKPVK, from the coding sequence GTGGGCACGAAGTTTAAGCTGAGTATGACCGTCATTTCGATTATCATTGGTTTTATGCTAGCAATTCAATTTCAGACGATCAAAAAGCCTAAAGTTAGAGACACACGTGATATGTGGGAGCTTAGGGAGGATTTATTAAAGGAGCAGGATCTACAATCTAAATTACTAAAAGAAATTTCCTCAAATGAGGAACGAATTGAAAAATATGAGGCAAAAGTAAAGGATAGTAAAGAGCAGGCATTAAAAGAAACATTAGATGAACTAAAAAAAGAGGCAGGACAAACCGAAGTAAATGGTCCTGGTATAGTTATTAAGATTGATGTCTTAAAAGAGGCTTTATTGTTGGGAGAAAAGGTAAAGGATGTCTCTCCAGTTCTTTTAAAACGCCTTGTTAATGATCTGAATATGTACGGGGCAAAACAGATTTCCATTGATGGTGAAAGGGTTATAAATACCACGGTAATTCGTGATATTAATGGTGATACAAAGATTAATGGACATTCCATTAATCAATACCCACTTGAGGTAAGAGTAATTGCAGAAAATAGTGAATCAGCAGATAAACTTTATAACCGTATTCAGGTTTCACCTGTTATTGATGAATTTTTTGTTGATAATTTACAGGTAAAGATAGGAAAACCAGAGGAATCAATTAGTATACCGGCTTATGATGAAAGCATTAGAATCCGTTATATGAAGCCCGTTAAATAA